The genomic window CAGGCTCTGCGCCAAGAGCTCGATAGTGCCGGCGACTCCACCGCCGATCCAGGTGGCACCGACACACGCCGCCACACCGACCTTGTCGTCCGAGACATAGCCGGCAGCATCACCATGGATGAACTGGACTTGTTCGACGACGCCAAGTTCTTCGGCGCGGAGCTTTGCTTGCTCGCTGAATAATTGGCTCATGTCGATGCCGGTTCCGATGATTCCGTAATCGCGGGCCCAGGTGCACAGCATCTCCCCCGATCCGCTCCCTAGATCGAGCACCCGAGTCCCCTTTTCCATGCGCAGTGCCGCACCGAGAGTTGCGAGCTTTTCGGGAGTGAACGGGTTATGGATGCGGTGAGCACTTTCGGTGATGTTGAAGATCCGGGGTATGTCCATTTCGGAATTCCTTTATGGGTTACGAGTAGGTTCAGCCAATCACTGAAAGAGTGCTATTCCTACCACAAGTTGCCTAGTCTTCTCAAATAAACACATAATTCTGATGCATTACACCCGGTAATAAAGTATATCGTTCAAGCTATGAAAATTCACTTCTTGAAACCAATCGTTATCTGAAGAACCGGGTTGCCAGGAAAAAGGCGTTAGAGCGTAACATCGCTTCATCGTCTGCAATCGAAGGCATCCGAGTTACCCGTGATGCCAAAAGCGGTCGATTCGTGTCGCAGGAAAACCTGGAGTTACAGGCTAAGCAGCCTGTGACGGGGTCACTATAATACCTGCAAAAAGCTTCTGCATTGGTATGTAATCCCTGTCCAAACCGGCACGAACCGCTGCAAAATAAGGCTCCCGCGTTTCCCCATCCCAATCACTAAAATCCAGTATTGGCAATCCTGCCTGTAATGCCATGAGCGTCGCCAGCATGCGCCATAATCGTCCGCTCCCCTCCCTGAAAGGATGTATCAGCATCAATTCAACATGCACTTCTGCTGTTACAATGGTGGACGTCTGACGCAAACACCCTACAATTGGCAGAAGAGCCCTTGTGTCGGAGACCCTCTGAGGGCCGCCCCCTCTCTCTTTGAAAGAGCAGAAAACAACAAACACCAGTATCGGTCATGCCGGTCAGCCTGGTGGTGACCAGTTGGAACAAAAGCACGAAATCAACGGTTACCTTCGTTCTGTTTTAATCATGGTGTCCAATATGCGATTGCCAGTATCGTTAGTTTTGATCGTTTCCTTCGGATTAGCTTCCGGGTGCGCAACCCTGCCCAAAGCATCTGAAGTCATAGACAAGGTCCAGTCTGACGGTACCCCCCCGCGGATATCGTCGATTGCCGGAGTGTTGTCCCCAAAACAGAGCAGGAATATCATGGATCGTCTGAAAGCATCAGCCGGCCCGACGGAGGTTCTGGAGCGCCAGATCGCGGTAAACGAGGAGGTGAGCGGAAGCCCCCTCATCAAGGGGAACAGAGTAAGGCTCCTTGTCGACGGACCCGCCACGTTTGCTGCCATGTTCAAGGCGATAAAGAGCGCGAGGCACACGGTAAACATGGAAACGTTCATTTTTAAGGATGACGAAACGGGGCACAAGCTAGCGGATCTGCTCATCTGGAAACGGCAGGAAGGAGTCCGGGTGAATCTCATATACGACAGCGTTGGGAGTATGGCGACATCCGCTTCATTTTTCAAAAGGTTGCGGGACAAAGGCGTCAACGTCGTCGAATTTAATCCGATAAATCCGCTGAAAGCTTCGAAGAAGTGGCGGCTGGCTTTGCGGGATCACCGAAAGCTACTGGTCGTGGACGGCAAGATGGCGATAACCGGTGGGGTCAACATCAGCCAGGTCTATTCGAGCAAGTTCGTCGGTGAAGGAGAGGACACGACCAAAATTCCATGGCGCGATACGGACATCCTTATAGAAGGTCCGGCCGTGGCTGAATTACAGAAGGTATTTCTCCATGCATGGACGATGCAGAAGGGGCCGGTTCTGAATGACAGGGACTACTTCCCGGTACAGAAGGAGTACGGCAACAACCTGGTGCAGGTCGTAAAGAGCAGTCCCGGCGAAGCGGGCAGAACCACCTTCATCATGTATGTGTCCGCAGTCGCCTTCGCCGAGAAATCGATTCATTTGACGATCTCTTATTTCGTTCCTGACCGGCAGATGATAAAAGCTCTATGCGATGCCGCCCAAAACGGGGTGGACGTCAGGATCATCCTGCCGAAAACCAGCGATCAGAATCTGGCGCTATATGCAGGAAGGTACTATTATGACGAGCTGCTGGAGTCGGGTGTCAAACTTTATCAACGACGCAACGCCATCCTGCACGCCAAGACCGCAGTTATAGACGGCGTCTGGGCAACCGTCGGATCTACCAACCTTGACTTTTTAAGCTTTTCCCAAAATTTCGAGATAAATACGGTCATTTTAGGCGGAGATTTCGGCGCCAAAATGGAGAATATGTTCACTAAAGACCTCGCCGAATCCGATCCAATAAAGAATGAAGAATGGGAAAAGAGGCCATGGAGCTCAAGGATAAGGGAGTGGTTTTCGCACCTCTTCTCTCATATGCTGTAAAAAGCGGTCTCCTTTGCCATCGCTGAAAGAGTTGCTTTTCCGCTGACAAGACACTGCCGCCCGGCGTGTACTGCTAATCGCGAAGGACAGTATATTTACATTGATCTCGGCTAATCGCGCGTGCTAATAATCTGCGTCCCGTCCTGCTAGCGCCGGTCCGGACGAAGGGCTGGAATCTCAAAAGGTAGAGTTCAACGTTGGAGCAGGACCGTCTGAAGATCCTCGCCTACTTCGGGAGGGACTTCAAAAACGGCAGATAAGCGAAAGCCCCGGCCGCATGCGAAAGTTCATGCGAAAGCCGGGGCTTAAAGAGAAGAATCCGTAAGGATTACTTGTAGATAAATGGAGCGGGAAACGGGGTTCGAACCCGCGACTTCAACCTTGGCAAGGTTGCACTCTACCACTGAGTTATTCCCGCTCAGAAGAGATCCTGTTTATAGCAAACCGATGGCTCCCAGTCAACCCCTTTTTTTAATGACACGAAAAAATCCGGTACCCCCTCCTCCGCAAATGTCGTATCATATCGAGCGTCATCCGCTATACTCTCATCATGAGAAAGGACGACAAGATACGCAGCATGATCGCCAGCGAGGCGGCGCGGCTCATGTACGAGGACGGCGTCCGTGAGTATCGCGACGCGAAACGCAAGGCGGCGAAACGGTTCGGCCCCGAAAAGGCACTGTCGCTCGGCTCCCACCTCCCAACCAACGCGGAGATTCACGACGAACTCGCCAGTTTGATCGCGACCAGGGAAGAGAAAGTGCTTCCGGAACGGCTTTTGCGCCTGAGGCTCACCGCCCTCTCCTACCTGGAGTTCTTCGCCCCCTTTTCGCCGTACCTGGTAGGCTCGGTCCTCTCCGGGGCGGTCACCGAGCGCAGCGACATCGACATCCACCTATTTGCCGATGCTGTCGAGGATGTGGAGAAGATGCTTGCGGAGCACGGGATGGCCTTCCAGACCGAGACGGTCCCCATCAGGAAGGGGGGCGTGATCAGGGACTACACCCACATCTACCTCGAGAACGACGGAGTTGAGATCGAATGCTCCGTCTATCCGACCGAGGAGAGGCGCAACCGCACCATAAGCAGCATTACAGGTAAAGCGATGGAACGCGCCAACGCGGCACAACTGAAAAGAATCATCGCGGCCGGTATCAGGACGCAATGAAAAGGAGCTTTCATGGATAACAGGAAGGCGGAACTGATCGAGACCCTCCTCCCGAAGGATACGAACTCTTACGGCAACATCTTCGGCGGGGTCATCATGAGCATCATGGACAAGACAGCGGGGGTGGTCTGCTGGAGGTACGCGCGCAAGAGGGTCGTGACCGCCTGTGCGCAGCGCATCAACTTCCTCACCCCCATCAACGTTGGCGAGGTGATCTACTCGCGGGCCACCATCATCCACGTCGGGCGCTCGTCGATGGAGGTCGAGGTCGAGGTCGAGGCGGAGAACGTCACCGACGGCGAGAAGCGTCTCGCGGCGAGCGGCATATTCACCATGGTGGCGGTGGACGAGAACTGGCATCCATCTCCCGTCCCGCAGTGGCAACCGGTTACCGAGGCTGAGATTGAGAAGTGGCGCGCGGTGGAGAAAAGGAGAAAGGAAGCGTGAGGCCTTCAAGTTTCCTGCTGCTAGGCTTTCTCTTTCTCTCGGGATGCGAGACGCTGAACGAGGCGATGGTGCGGCACATGATGAAGGAACCGGGGATGAGCGGAGAGATGCTGGACCAAATCAGGGAAGGGTTGCAGAGACGGGAACAGGGTCCTCCGGAGAAGCGGGAATCGCTGCCGGCTTCACCATTTCTCGACCAGGGATGAATAAGGGTAGCACTGGGTTCAAAGGCAAATCCCCCCTATCCCCCCTTCGCGGAGCGCTACGGGGGGCAAGCTCCCCCTTCGCAAAGGGGGGGACACTTGGCCACGCTCACTATTTCGTGGCAACAACCCCTTTGCTCCCAGAATTTCCCGGGTTCGCAAAGGAGGGAACGTCAGGGCTCTTGCAGCGCTTCGTGGAGAGCTGTACGGAATTCTTCTGCTTTAAAGAAAGGGGGCCGGGGTGCGAGGAACGACGCCTGGCTCGAGGTGGGTGACTCCCCAGGCGAGCACTTCCGCGGGCGGGGCGTCCTGCAGTTCAGGCGGCGGGGCTTGGCCCAGAAAACGAAGTGCGGCACAGAGGAGCCTGCCGCCATCACGGTCGAGGTCGCGACCGGCAGCAAGAGAAACGGCGTTGTCGCGCTTGCTTAGTTTCGAGCCATCGGGCCCGGTGACCAGCGGCAGATGGTAGTAATCAGGCGTCGGGAATCCAAAGATGCGCTGCAGGTAGATCTGGCGCGGCGTGGAGGCCAGGAGGTCGCAACCGCGCACCACCTGATTCACCCCGGAGGCGGCATCGTCGACAACCACGGCGAGATGGTAGGCATAAGGGCCGTCGGCCCGGTGGATGACGAAATCGCCGCAGGACGCGGAGAGATGCTGGCTGTAGCGCCCCATGATGCCGTCCTCGAAGGAAATCACCTCATCGTAGACCTTAACCCGCAACGCCCTTTCCACCTTTTCCGGCGGCAATCCTTCCCTGCACACCCCGGGATAGACCAGCTCCCCTTCGTGCGGTGCGGAGGCGATCTCGGCGATTTCCTTTCTGGTACAGCCGCACGCGTAGGCAAGGCCCTTCTGCTGCAGCTCCCTCGCTGCGGCACGGTAATGCTCGGTCCGCCGGCTCTGGTAGAGCACCTCGCCGTCCCACTTAAAGCCCAGCTTCTCCAGCGTCGCCATCATGTCGTCAGCGATACCCGGGACCACGCGCGGCAGGTCCAGATCCTCCATGCGCAAAAGCCAGAGGCCTCCGGCGCGCTTCGCGAGCAGGTAACTCCCAAGCGCCGCCACCAGTGAACCGACGTGCAACGGTCCGGTAGGGGAAGGGGCGAAACGGCCTACGATGCTTTTTGTCTCGGATGGTTGGGAAATCAAGGTCACGCTCGTGCCCCTTGCCGGAGGATCAGCCTCGGCAAGGGGCGTCATGTCTTAGAGGTAGGAGCAGCAGTAGTCGGTGACGGCGGTTACCTTGAGCTCAAAGCTCGCATTCTCGGGGACCTCGAAGGCCTCCCCGCCCTTGATGGCGACCCAGTCAGGGGAACCGGGGAGCAGCACGGTCAGCTCACCCGCCATGATCTCCATCACCTCGGCGGAGCCGGTGTTGAAGCTGTACTCTCCCGGCATCATGATGCCCAGGGTCTTGCGGGACCCGTCAGGGAAGAATACGGTACGGCTGGTGACCGCCCCGTTGAAATAGACGTTGGCCTCTTTGACGACGGTTACATTGTTGAATTCAGACACGAAGAACCTCCAGTTTAGTTATGTTGATTACATTTAGTGACGGCGGTCCAGCGGGACCAGCCGTGGCTATTTTTCCCAGTCGCCGCTTTCCCAGCGCTCGAGCGCTGCCTGCGCCCTGAAACCTATCAACCCGGGCAGCGCCGCGATAGCGGTAAGGGCCACCACGCAGCGTCCTGGGGCCTCGCGCATGGCATAGACGGCTACCATCCCGACAACCGCCGGGTCTGGATGGCCGAGTCGAAGCAGAAGTTCATCAACTCCTCCCTCGCGCTTGAGTGCCGCATAGTAGCGATTAAGGTCCGCGACTTCAGCGGCAGCCGCCTCATCGTCCATGGCCTCCATGGCCGCGGCATGCCGCAACGCCCCTCTCACGAACCACTCGACCAGCTTTTTCACTTTTTCATGTTGCAGCAAAGGGTTCCCTCGGTGCGGCAGTAGGCAATATCGCAGCAGAAATTAGCAGCTTTTCCACCGTCCAGCAAGGAGAAAGACTCGTGACCGTAATACCTGCTGCGCCTTTTATAATGGTCTCGGTTCATCGAGTGATTGCGCCGGTTGCTGATTGTATTTGTTGACAGCTATTAACTCGAACTATATAGTGCCGACTAATTAGTCAACAAATATAAAAGGAGCACGGATAATGCTAAAGAAGGTAAGGACACAACTAGGAGCAGCACTGGCACTGTCTTTCGTCATGATGATGAATAGCGGATGCACTCACAACATGAGGCTGACAAATGCCGATGATTTCTTCACTCCTCCAGCAGCGGCACCTAAGCAGACCATAAAGCTCGGCGTCACATCCAGTAACATGAGCCAGCCGCAAAACAGCAGGTACATCGCCGCAGTTGTCGATGCCCTGCAGAGAAACAGCGCAGTGGAAAGGGTGATTTATCCCTACAACACCGCCAACAACAAGGACCAGGCCGACGCGGTCATCGACCTTTCGGTAAACCCGCGCTACGACGGCAAGGGGTCAAATTTCTTCGTAAACTGGCCCGGCTTCCTGATCTTCGCCCCCGCCATCTGGGGTTACGGATACACGGCTGACATCGGCACCGAGGCCACTATCACCAATCTGAAGAACGGGAAATCACAACAGTTGTCGATACCCGCGAAGTACGAGTTCAGGCAGGCGGAGATCGACAGGACCTGGACCGAGCTCGGCTGGTTCGAAGTCGGCATCATACCTCTCATCGGCGGCATCGCCTTCACCGGGTACGACGACGACCTGACCCCGGAGTTCATCAGAAACGTCGCGCCGAGCTACGGCCCCTATGTGGCGGCAAAGGCGACCCGCGCCGTGTTCGACAGCCTGGGCTACAACTAACCCGACAACCAAAGATCGAGATGCGAAAAAGGCGGGGGAAAAATCCCCCGCCTTTTTTGCTGCCCGTATGAGCAGATCTGCCTAGATGTCGAAGTACAGTGCGAACTCGAGCGGTACCGGACGCATACGGACCGGGTTGACTTCGGCTTCGGTTTTGTACTCGATCCACTTGTCGATGACGTCCGGGGTGAAGACGTCGCCTTTGTAGAGGAACTCGTTGTCTTCCTTGAGGGCGTTGAGAGCCTCCTCCAGGCTGCCCGGAGCGGACGGGATGGTGGAGAGCTCTTCCGGGGAAAGACCGTAGATGTCCTTGTCCAGCGGCTGGCCCGGATCGATCTTGTTCTCGATGCCATCAAGACCCGCCATCAACAGTGCCGCAAAGGCGAGGTAGCCGTTGCAGGACGGGTCCGGAGTACGGTACTCGATCCTCTTCGCCTTCGGATTGGAGGAGAACATCGGGATGCGCAGCGAAGCGGAACGGTTACGGCTGGAGTAAGCCATGTTCACCGGAGCCTCGAAGCCCGGCACCAGACGTTTGTAGGAGTTGGTGGTCGGGTTGGTGAAGGCGCAGAGGGCACGGGCGTGCTTGATGATGCCGCCGATATAGTACAGAGCCATCTGGGAAAGCCCGCCGTATTTGTCGCCGGCGAAAAGGTTGGTGCTGTCTTTCCAGAGGGACATGTGGCAGTGCATACCGGAGCCGTTGTCGCCGTAGAGCGGCTTCGGCATGAAGGTGACCGTCTTGCCGTTGCGGTTCGCGACGTTCTTGATGACGTACTTGAACCACTGGAGCTGGTCAGCCATGTCGACCAGCGAGGAGAAGCGCATGTCGATCTCGGCCTGGCCGCCGGTGGCGACCTCGTGGTGCTGACACTCAACGCGGATACCGACCTTCTGGAGTTCCATCACCATCTCGTTACGGAGGTCGTTCTGGGAGTCGGTCGGCGCTACCGGGAAGTAGCCTTCCTTGTGGCGCGGCTTGTAGCCGAGGTTCGGGAACTCTTCACGGCCGGTGTTCCAGGCGCCTTCGACAGAGTCAACGGCGTAGAAGGAGGAGTTGGAGGTGGAGTCGTAACGGACGTCGTCGAAGATGAAGAATTCGGCTTCCGGTCCGAAGTAAGCGGTGTCGGCGAGGCCGGTGGACTTCAGGTAGCTCTCAGCCTTTTTCGCGATGTTACGCGGGTCACGGGTGTAGCTCTCTTTGGTGATCGGATCGAAGATGTCGCAGATCAGGGAGAGTGTCGGAACAGCGGTGAACGGATCCATCTTTGCGG from Geomonas ferrireducens includes these protein-coding regions:
- a CDS encoding SAM-dependent methyltransferase is translated as MDIPRIFNITESAHRIHNPFTPEKLATLGAALRMEKGTRVLDLGSGSGEMLCTWARDYGIIGTGIDMSQLFSEQAKLRAEELGVVEQVQFIHGDAAGYVSDDKVGVAACVGATWIGGGVAGTIELLAQSLRAGGIILIGEPYWRQLPLTDDVAKGCLVNLISDFLMLPELLASFSRLGYDVVEMVLADQDGWDRYEAAKWLTMRRWLETNPDDELAIEVRAQLTSEPQRYAAYTREYLGWGVFALMPR
- a CDS encoding Fic family protein — translated: MFVVFCSFKERGGGPQRVSDTRALLPIVGCLRQTSTIVTAEVHVELMLIHPFREGSGRLWRMLATLMALQAGLPILDFSDWDGETREPYFAAVRAGLDRDYIPMQKLFAGIIVTPSQAA
- the cls gene encoding cardiolipin synthase, with translation MDRLKASAGPTEVLERQIAVNEEVSGSPLIKGNRVRLLVDGPATFAAMFKAIKSARHTVNMETFIFKDDETGHKLADLLIWKRQEGVRVNLIYDSVGSMATSASFFKRLRDKGVNVVEFNPINPLKASKKWRLALRDHRKLLVVDGKMAITGGVNISQVYSSKFVGEGEDTTKIPWRDTDILIEGPAVAELQKVFLHAWTMQKGPVLNDRDYFPVQKEYGNNLVQVVKSSPGEAGRTTFIMYVSAVAFAEKSIHLTISYFVPDRQMIKALCDAAQNGVDVRIILPKTSDQNLALYAGRYYYDELLESGVKLYQRRNAILHAKTAVIDGVWATVGSTNLDFLSFSQNFEINTVILGGDFGAKMENMFTKDLAESDPIKNEEWEKRPWSSRIREWFSHLFSHML
- a CDS encoding acyl-CoA thioesterase, giving the protein MDNRKAELIETLLPKDTNSYGNIFGGVIMSIMDKTAGVVCWRYARKRVVTACAQRINFLTPINVGEVIYSRATIIHVGRSSMEVEVEVEAENVTDGEKRLAASGIFTMVAVDENWHPSPVPQWQPVTEAEIEKWRAVEKRRKEA
- the gluQRS gene encoding tRNA glutamyl-Q(34) synthetase GluQRS, whose amino-acid sequence is MISQPSETKSIVGRFAPSPTGPLHVGSLVAALGSYLLAKRAGGLWLLRMEDLDLPRVVPGIADDMMATLEKLGFKWDGEVLYQSRRTEHYRAAARELQQKGLAYACGCTRKEIAEIASAPHEGELVYPGVCREGLPPEKVERALRVKVYDEVISFEDGIMGRYSQHLSASCGDFVIHRADGPYAYHLAVVVDDAASGVNQVVRGCDLLASTPRQIYLQRIFGFPTPDYYHLPLVTGPDGSKLSKRDNAVSLAAGRDLDRDGGRLLCAALRFLGQAPPPELQDAPPAEVLAWGVTHLEPGVVPRTPAPFL
- the ppnP gene encoding pyrimidine/purine nucleoside phosphorylase; protein product: MSEFNNVTVVKEANVYFNGAVTSRTVFFPDGSRKTLGIMMPGEYSFNTGSAEVMEIMAGELTVLLPGSPDWVAIKGGEAFEVPENASFELKVTAVTDYCCSYL
- the glnA gene encoding type I glutamate--ammonia ligase: MTPKQVVEFAKENGVLMVDFKFMDFVGIWQHFTVPMSEFGEDTFEEGQGFDGSSIRGWQPIHASDMIILPDPTTAKMDPFTAVPTLSLICDIFDPITKESYTRDPRNIAKKAESYLKSTGLADTAYFGPEAEFFIFDDVRYDSTSNSSFYAVDSVEGAWNTGREEFPNLGYKPRHKEGYFPVAPTDSQNDLRNEMVMELQKVGIRVECQHHEVATGGQAEIDMRFSSLVDMADQLQWFKYVIKNVANRNGKTVTFMPKPLYGDNGSGMHCHMSLWKDSTNLFAGDKYGGLSQMALYYIGGIIKHARALCAFTNPTTNSYKRLVPGFEAPVNMAYSSRNRSASLRIPMFSSNPKAKRIEYRTPDPSCNGYLAFAALLMAGLDGIENKIDPGQPLDKDIYGLSPEELSTIPSAPGSLEEALNALKEDNEFLYKGDVFTPDVIDKWIEYKTEAEVNPVRMRPVPLEFALYFDI